The Streptomyces cathayae DNA segment GAGTGAGCGTGCCGTGTCCCGCCGGGCAGACGACCACGGCCTCCACCGGCCGGCCGCACTCGCGGTGAGCGACTTCCAGCGGAGGCCCCTCGGGGTCCGCCGTATAACGGTCGCCCCACTGCTTGAGGGCCATCATCGCGGGCCACAGGTCCCAGCCCTTACGGGTGAGCCGGTACTCGTGGCGGGTGCGGCTGCCGGGCTCGCTGTAGGGGACGGTGCGCATGATCCCGGCCGCGACCAGCTTCCGCAGCCGGTCGGTCAGCACGCTCTCGGACAGCCCGACGTGCCGGCGGAAGTCGTCGAAGCGCCGTACGCCGTTCATGGCGTCCCTGACAAGCAGCAGCGACCACTTCTCCCCGACCAGGTCGAGAGTCCGCTGGACCGT contains these protein-coding regions:
- a CDS encoding winged helix-turn-helix transcriptional regulator; this encodes MTWLETSTENCTVQRTLDLVGEKWSLLLVRDAMNGVRRFDDFRRHVGLSESVLTDRLRKLVAAGIMRTVPYSEPGSRTRHEYRLTRKGWDLWPAMMALKQWGDRYTADPEGPPLEVAHRECGRPVEAVVVCPAGHGTLTPPEALTRPGPSAHPATAPAR